The following nucleotide sequence is from Corynebacterium hindlerae.
TAACGACGCCCCCGTCCCCGCACTTCCCGAACCAGAACCAGAAACAGAGACCAAGGTTCGAGGCTCATTAGCTGGGGGAACCTGGATTGCCCTGATTTCCGGGGCACTGCTCCTTATTTTGCTCCTGGTATTTATCCTGCAAAACCAGCAGCAGGCTGATCTTCACCTGTTCGCGTGGACATTCCAGGTCCCAACCGGAGTGGGAGTTCTGCTGGCAGCCATTGTCGGCGCCCTTATTATGGCGATCGTCGGTGGGGTACGGATGCTGGAATTGCGTCGGCAAGTTAAGCGCGCGCAGCTCGGCTAAGTCAGGCTGAGCAGCAACCACGTCACCATCG
It contains:
- a CDS encoding LapA family protein, whose protein sequence is MTTPHPEEQPTLNDAPVPALPEPEPETETKVRGSLAGGTWIALISGALLLILLLVFILQNQQQADLHLFAWTFQVPTGVGVLLAAIVGALIMAIVGGVRMLELRRQVKRAQLG